GGTCAAAACTATTATGATTTGCTGGTAAATTTAAAGAAAACCTTTGATCCCAATAACATTCTAAATCGTGGGAACCTGGAGGGCTGGGTGTGAAACAAGACGCAAATATCCGCGATACTCTTTTGAAGGAAATCGCAAAATGCCGATCGTGCCGATTCTGTGTTGATGTATGTCCAACCTATCAGGCTTCCAGCGGTGTGGAAAGCATGTCGGCCTATGGCAGGCTGCAAATCATGAAGTATCTGCTCAACGGCACCTTGGAATTCGATGATTCCCTGACCTTTTGCCTTTACAGTTGCCTTCAGTGCAAGCGCTGTGAGATGGTTTGCAAAAGCAAAGGGCAGAATCTGGAGATCTGTGAACTCATCCAGCTGGGAAGATCTCTTCTGTCCGGAAAGTTGGTGGAAGGAGGGAGACATGCAACGATCTAAAAGTTTGATTTCTCAGGCCCTGTCCACACTGAAAGGGAATATGGAACGGACCGGTGATCCACTGGGCTTTAAGAAAGATTACTGGACCGGATGGACAGAAGGCCTTAATCTGCCAAGGGAAGGAGAAACCGTGTTGCTCACGGCAAGAATGTACCAGATGCTTCCCTATGTGATACAGGCCACGGAAATGGTTGCTTCGGCAAAGCCGATTTTGCCACTTCTATCGCTGAAAGCCTTTGCAAAAATGTTTGAGAAGGCCGGTTCGGTGGCGGGTGAAACCGTACTTCGGCTAAAGGCAAAGGGAGCACGTGAGGTAAAGCATAAAGGGGAAAACGCCCTTAAAGGAATTGCTGCGGCTCTTAATGGTGCCAATGAGTTTCCCGCATATCATTATGAAGCAGAGCCCTACAGCGGAGTTCTGTTATACGATCTGGGGCTTGAAAAACACATCGCACCACATGTAAAAAAGGTGTATCAGCAGCTTAAATCCAGCGGGGTGAAAAGGGTCATCACGGTCGATCCTCACACCACCTTCATGTTGAGAGAAGTCTTTCCCGGGTATATTTCCCATTACGACCTAGAGGTGGTGCACTATCTCGAACTGCTTTTCGGAAAGGTTGAAGATTTAAAAACAGCTGCGGCACAGAAACTACCCAAAGAATTTGTCATGCACGATTCCTGCGTGATGACCCGGGACCTGGGTATTGTGGAGCAGGCACGTCAGGTTGCGTCTGGATTGGGGATCACTTTGATTGAACCGGAAAACGCAGGGCAGGACACCGCCTGCTGCGGCGGACCGGTGGAATATGCCTATGCTGACTTAAGTGGCAAGATATCGAACATTCGTATCCAGGAGCTTGCCGCTAGAGGCAGAAATATTCTGGTAACCTGTCCCATATGTCTGATCAATCTGATGAAATATGAAAAGCAGATGGGCATCAAAGTCTGGGATATGGGTGAACTGCTGTTTACTGCCTGTAAAGGCAAATAGATTAAGCATAAAAAAAGTGTAACGCTTACTTGTACATTCAAACAATGACCCGCCTTTAAAACCGATCACCTGAATGCTTCTGGAAAGATTTTTTAAAGGGTTGTTTTAATGCAGAGAGGTAAAATATGGTTTCAAAAGAAAAGAGAGCCGAAATTTTAAAAAAGATTCACGATGCCGTGGTTGAGTTCGAGGAAGAGACCAGTGTCCAGTTGTGTAATGAAGCGTTGGATGAAGGTATTGACCCTTACGATGCCATCATGGATGGGCTGGCGGCAGGCATGGAAACGGTGGGGGGATTGTACGAGCAGAAGGAGTATTTTGTGCCCGAGCTGCTGCTGTGTTCAGATGCCATGTATGCGGGCCTTGATGTTCTTCGACCTCATGTGAAAGTGGATAAATCGGTGAAGGCTGTGGGAAAAATAATCATGGGTGTCATTGAGGGTGATATCCACGATATCGGTAAAACCCTGGTCAAGACCATGTTTGAAGCGGCAGGATGGGAAATTTACGACCTGGGAAAAGATGTAAAGCTGGAAAAATTCGTGGAAGAACTGGAGCGAACCCAGGCAGATGTTGTGGCTCTATCCGCACTTATGACCACCAGTATGCTGGCCATGCCCAAAGTCATTGATATGCTCAAAGCCAGGAAGCCAGAGGTAATTATCATGGTCGGAGGTGCTCCGCTTTCTGCTGAAATTGCAAAGCAGTATGGCGCAGACGGTTATGCCAAAGATGCGATCGCCGCTGTCGAAGAAGCGGACCGGCTTTTAATAAAGGTGGATTGATTTGCACAGAGTCACTGTAGATTGAAAAAGCGAGGAATGGTGAGATGCAGTTAAAACCGGATAGGATGACCAGCCTGGAGCGAATGGACGCCTTGTTTAACAATGAGAAGCCGGACCGGGTTCCAGTGGGTGCAATGAGCACCGGCTTTAACACCAAAAACGCCGGGTTTACCGTTGCAGATGCATATGAAGATCCTGACAAGAGTTTCCAGGCAATGATGTGGACCACCCGGCAGTATGACTGGGACCCGATCCCCCAGTATGCCGGGCATACTGTTCTGGGAGCATGGGACTTCGGAGGCCAGGTAAGGATGCCCCAGGGGGATTATGAAGGTGCTCTGGTGGTTACAACTTATCCGGTCAAAGATGAGGGGGATATAGACAGGCTCAATATGCCGGATCCGAAAACGGCCGGAAGAATACCCCAGGCCATGCGGTTTTCCCAGCTGCAGGCTGCGAACGACATCCCTGTTTTTTTCTTTTCCCGCAGCCCGTTTACCATGGCGGCAAATATCAGCGGCATCGATCGGTTCCTGAGGTGGACCATGAAAAATCCGGCCGCTTGTGAAAAACTGTTGCGACTTTCCATGGAACATATCTTCAATGTTCTTGAGTACTGGACGGAAACCTTCGGGCTGGACAAGATCTTTGCATGGATGAGCAGCCCCAGTGAATCGAACCAGCTCATTTCTCCCAGAACATTAAAAAAATTTGCCCTTCCTTATCATGCCAGGTACCATGAGCGGCTGAAAAAGCTGGGGATCAAACGATTCGGTCTGCATATCTGCGGTGATCAAAATCTAAACCTGCCCTTGCTCGCCGAGGCTTCTCTGTGGCGACATCCCAGTGTCCTCAGCTTCGGTCATGAAGTAGATATAACAACTGCGGCCGAGTATTTTCCTAAAGATATTATCTATGGGAACATTGAGCCAGCAGTCATCCAGACCGGAACCCCTGAACAGGTTTATGAACTGAGCCGGGTTGCAATAGAAAAAGGAAAAAAAGCACCCGGAGGATATATACTGGGGCCCGGTTGCGGTCTTCCTGTGATGGCCCCGCCGGTCAACGTCTGGGCCATGACAAAGGCGGCAAACGACTTTGGCTGGTATGACTGATGCGCTCGCGGGATTCGGAGGATTGCCGTGTGGGTGCCGTGCACATAAATCGTGAAAGAATTGTAACTGGTTCAAAGTTCCGTGGTTCACGGTTCAGGGTTAAACAGATGATTTGATAGCTGTTAACCCATCAGTTGTTCGAGCTCATCATGTCACTCAGGATAAACCCAACCGTGAACTGTGAACCCTGAACCTCATCAACCGAGCAGTCACAAAGAATCTTTAAAAAGATAACAAAGGAACATGGAGAAATGACCAAAAAAGAACGAATAGAGACGATGCTGGCGGGAAAGCCGGTGGATCAGGTTCCACTCTTTCCATTTCTGTTGGGGTTTTGTGCCAAAAACATGGGGTATCCCATATCCACCATATACAACAATGCGGAAAAAAGCTTCCATGCACAGCTAAAGACAATGGAACAGTACAGGTTTGACTGGGGGCCGATTTACGGGTACGCATCTTACGGCACATGGGAATTCGGCGGTGAAATTGAGATGCCCTCGGGGGAATACCAGCAGGCGCCCTCTCACAAGATGTTTCCGGTCAAATCCGAGGAGGATGTCGAAGGACTGCGCCTCCCCGACGTCAGGAAAGCAGGGTGCATCCCGCTGGCCATGGAGTTCTCCAGGCTTCAGGATAAATTCGACCTACCGGTTTCATTGGTGCTGGGCGGCAACTTTACCATTGCCGGTAATATTTGCGCGGTGGAAAAACTCTGCCGGTGGATGTTGAAAAAACCTGAAATCGCTCACAAAGTTCTCAAAATGGCGACGGATCATATATTAGACACCGTTGCTTACTGGGCGCAAACCTTTGGCCCTGAACGGGTCATTCCACAGCTCTGGGAACCGTTGGCCGCCAACCTCATTATTTCGCCCAAGCAGTTCGAGGAATTTGTGCTTCCCTATCTGATCGAATCCAGTGAAAAAATTCTGGCTATGGGGGTCAGGCACATCCTGTATCATATCTGCGGCGAGCAGAACGACAACCTCAACGCCTGGGCAAAGGTGCCCACCGGCGATCCGGGATTGTGCAGTTTCGGAGAGGAAATTGATATTGCCCGGGCCATAGAGGTGTTGGGTGAAAAGAATATTATTATCGGCAACATCGATCCCAGAATCTTGCTTACCGGAAACCCGCAAGAGATTTACGATCTATGCAGGGAAAGCATCGAAAAGGGTCACAAGGCTCCACGGGGGTTCATGCTCAGCTCCGGCTGCGAGGTGTCGCCCGAAACTCCGGGATATCACATTTATATGATGCAAAAAGCCGTTCAGGATTTTGGTACATACAACGGGTGAGAGCTTGCCAGCGGCGAAAAATTTTCTCCTCCGGACAAAAAAGGGCAGGGGTGGGGATGAATGCATAAGGAAAGAGAACGACTTTGATCCATTTATCCGGATTGGATCAGAAAAGATAAACCATATGTTCATGCACAAACTGTTTGCCACCGCGTTGGGCTATCGCTGGATCATTTTTTCCCTGCTGGCCCTTCAGTATCTTCTGGTCTATTTTCACCGGGTCTGTCCTGCCCTGATGGCACCGGAACTGACCGACGCATTTTCCATCAGCGGTGCATCCCTTGGCATCCTTTCCTCCGGATATTTTTACCCCTATGCGCTCATGCAGCTGCCTGTGGGGCTGCTGTCGGATGCCTGGGGGGCTCGAAAAACCATTACCCTGTTTGCCTTGTTCGGCGCTGTTGGCGCCGTTCTTTTCGGGCTGTCACCCGGGTTTAAGGTGGCCACGGTTTCACGCATAATGGTCGGTTTCGGCTTGTCGGCCATTTTTGTGCCGGCGTTGCGGATTTGCGCCGAATGGTTCCGGCCGCGAGAATATGCCGGCATTTCCGGCATGCTTCTGGCCATGGGTGGGGTAGGATGGTTTGTGGCTGCCACTCCGTTGGCATGGATGACAACGACCTTCGGGTGGCGCGGCACCTTCATCGGAATCGGGTACGTCACCGCGGTCCTTTCTGTTCTTACCTGGATTTTTACGGCGGATACACCGCAGGGCAAAGGCTTTGCACCGGTACTGGAGCACCGGGCGGGTGCTACTGACTCGAAATCGCAGAATATTTTTGTCAGCCTGTTGAGCGTGCTAAAGAATCGAGATTTTTGGCCCATTGCCGGATGGTTTTTCTTTTTCGGGGGAATGCTTTTTGGATTTTGCGGACTGTGGGCGGGTCCTTATCTGATGGATTCATATTCTTTCTCAAAGACGGAAGCGGGTAATGTCCTGGCCATGATCGCCCTGGGCACCATGGTGGGAAGCCCGTTACTGGGGAACCTTTCGGATCGGGTGATTATCGGGCGGAAAAAAGTGATGTTCTGTTCAGCCACCATCCTGATGACCGAATGGATCGTTTTATTTGCCTTCAGGGAAGCCCTCCCCAGGCCATTTCTCTATCCCCTGTTTTTCTTTCTGGGCGTATTCGGCAATGCCGTTGCGGTGGTCGGTTTTGCCATGGCCAAAGATCTCTTTTCCATCGAAATAGCCGGTACGGCAGTTGGGGCGGCGAACTTTTTTGCATTTTTAGGAGCCGCCTTTTACCAGCCCATGACCGGATACCTGATGGATCTTATCGGCAAGGTAAACGACGTCTATCCCTCCGAGGCCTATCAGATCGCCTTTGCTTTCTTCCTGCTGACCAGCATTACCCATTTTTTCTGTATGACCCGGATCAAGGACAGACGCAAGTCAGGTTATGTATAATTGCCCTGCATGTGTTGAGGAATACAACCACACCGATAAAACCGTCATAGCTCAGTCTGTTGGGTGTGGCTTGAACCTCGCGAATATCATGTTTATATGCTATAAAGACCGTGGGGAATTTAGCAGTCAAAAAGAATGAAGCGAACGTTTAATGTTCGGGTAAAATATTCATGCACGTATGGTAAACGGTGAGGAGAAATTTAATGACCCTTGTCGAGGTGGACGCCGGATCCTGTGGTTTTAAAACCCGTATAGAGGTTGCTAAAAACGACAGTCGGATGGTCGGCATTAAAATATCGAGCAACTGCGAAGCGGTGCAACAATGGGGCGATCGACTCGAATCAGTAGACTGGCGTGAATGCCTCGGGGAAAACGCATTCTCATCGCAAGTCTTCATTTCCGCTGCCGATTGCCTGAAACACCCGTCCTGTCCGGTTTGCGTTGGATTGTTAAAGGCGATCGAGGTGGAGGTTGGCGCCTCGCTGTCTGCAGATACAACCATTCGATTTATTCAGGGCGAGTGATAAATACCAACCGATAAAATTCGTTTTTCTAAAGAGCTTACACAACCGGTTACCTTTAAACAACGGCAGACCCATGGCAGAAAAAACTTCCATGCCTTTGGTGATATTTGAGCCCTCCGGTCGGAGGGGGAATGTCAGCGCAGGCAAAACAATTATTGAGGCTGCGCAGGATCTTGGCGCGGATATTCAGAATGTATGCGGAAGCCAGGCCCAGTGCGGAAAATGCAAAGTCAGGATTATCCAAGGGGTCTCCGCAAACCAGGGCAATGCGTCACCGACAAAAAACCTGTCTCCCATAGAGGAAGGCGAAAAAAGCCACCTTAACGAAAAACAACTGGCTGACGGCTGGCGCCTGGCCTGTCAGGCAAGGATTTTGGGGGATGTGGTTGTCATGGTCCCTGATGAAAGCCGGGCGGACCGCCAGGTCATATCCAAGGACCCAGGCAAAAGAAAAATCGACCTGGACCCTGCGATCAAGCAATACGCCGTGTCTTTAACTCCTGCCGACTTGAATCATCCCATCGCTGACTGGGAGCGCCTGTCGGCCGCTTTGGGGGAACGTTTCGGCCTGTCAGGACTTAGGGTCGAACATTCGGTACTTATGAAATTGCCCCAGGCATTGCGTAGCAGGAACTGGGAGGTTTCCGTGTCGGTCCGGCATCAGAGGGAAGTGGTTCAAATTAGCGCAGGCCTGGAAGGGAAAATGTTGGGGCTGGCGGTGGATATCGGTACCACAAGCCTTGCGGTCTATCTCTGTGATCTGAATACCGGTGAGGTCATGGCCACCGGGTCGATGGTTAACCCCCAGGTTGCCTTCGGCGAAGACGTCATGTCCAGAATTTCCTATACCATGACGAATCCCCAAGGGACAGCATTGCTTAGCAAAGCAATCGTCCAGGGGATTAACGATCTGATCCGTGATACAACCATCCATGCGGGCGTGGAGGCCAGCAACATTGTAGAGGTGGTCTGTGTCGGTAATACATGCATGCACCATATTTTTATCGGCTGTGATCCGAGAAATCTGGGGAAATCCCCCTTTACTCCGGTGATTCATCATTCCATGGATATCCGGGCCGACGAAATAGGACTCAAGGTTTCTGCGGGAGCCTATGTGCATCTGCTTCCTGTTATTGCCGGATTCGTCGGTGCGGATACAGTCGGTGTGCTTATTGCCGAAGAGCCATACCACCGAGATGAAATGACGCTGATTATCGATGTGGGGACAAACGGCGAGTTGGTTCTGGGTAACCGGAACCGGTTGATCTGTTCCTCATGTGCCACCGGTCCGGCATTCGAAGGGGCGACCATTCGACACGGCATGCGAGCTGCCCGGGGTGCAATTGAGGCGATACATATCGATCCGTCTACCCTTGAAGTCAGGCTGAGTATCATCGGCAATACCGCCGAGGAAGCCGGACAGGGCCAAGTGAAAGCAAAAGGGATCTGTGGATCCGGAATCATCGATGGTATTTCTCAAATGTTTGCGGCAGGCATTGTGAAAAAAAACGGCCAGTTCAATAAGGAGCTCAAATCACCGCGGTTGCGTTTCGATTCCAAAGGCCCTGCGTTCATCGTTGCCTGGCCGCATGAAACAACCACCGGACAGGAGATTGTCATTTGCCTCGATGATGTGCGGGCCATTCAAATGGCCAAGGGGGCCATATATGCTGCCGCCAAGCTCATGATGCAGGAACTTGGCGTAAGGCATCTGGACAGGGTGATTCTGGCAGGGGCTTTCGGCAGCCTGATCAATAGAAAATCCGCGGCAGTCATTGGTCTTTTTCCCGACTGTGAGCTTGAGAAGGTAAGGGCGGTGGGTAATGCCGCCGGGGATGGCGCTCGTTTGGCACTTTTGAACG
The sequence above is drawn from the Thermodesulfobacteriota bacterium genome and encodes:
- a CDS encoding (Fe-S)-binding protein — encoded protein: MKQDANIRDTLLKEIAKCRSCRFCVDVCPTYQASSGVESMSAYGRLQIMKYLLNGTLEFDDSLTFCLYSCLQCKRCEMVCKSKGQNLEICELIQLGRSLLSGKLVEGGRHATI
- a CDS encoding ASKHA domain-containing protein, with the protein product MAEKTSMPLVIFEPSGRRGNVSAGKTIIEAAQDLGADIQNVCGSQAQCGKCKVRIIQGVSANQGNASPTKNLSPIEEGEKSHLNEKQLADGWRLACQARILGDVVVMVPDESRADRQVISKDPGKRKIDLDPAIKQYAVSLTPADLNHPIADWERLSAALGERFGLSGLRVEHSVLMKLPQALRSRNWEVSVSVRHQREVVQISAGLEGKMLGLAVDIGTTSLAVYLCDLNTGEVMATGSMVNPQVAFGEDVMSRISYTMTNPQGTALLSKAIVQGINDLIRDTTIHAGVEASNIVEVVCVGNTCMHHIFIGCDPRNLGKSPFTPVIHHSMDIRADEIGLKVSAGAYVHLLPVIAGFVGADTVGVLIAEEPYHRDEMTLIIDVGTNGELVLGNRNRLICSSCATGPAFEGATIRHGMRAARGAIEAIHIDPSTLEVRLSIIGNTAEEAGQGQVKAKGICGSGIIDGISQMFAAGIVKKNGQFNKELKSPRLRFDSKGPAFIVAWPHETTTGQEIVICLDDVRAIQMAKGAIYAAAKLMMQELGVRHLDRVILAGAFGSLINRKSAAVIGLFPDCELEKVRAVGNAAGDGARLALLNVTKRREADVESAKVEYVELTTRPGFQQEYARAMYFPHMTDKFHHNQD
- a CDS encoding corrinoid protein; protein product: MVSKEKRAEILKKIHDAVVEFEEETSVQLCNEALDEGIDPYDAIMDGLAAGMETVGGLYEQKEYFVPELLLCSDAMYAGLDVLRPHVKVDKSVKAVGKIIMGVIEGDIHDIGKTLVKTMFEAAGWEIYDLGKDVKLEKFVEELERTQADVVALSALMTTSMLAMPKVIDMLKARKPEVIIMVGGAPLSAEIAKQYGADGYAKDAIAAVEEADRLLIKVD
- a CDS encoding MFS transporter, with protein sequence MFMHKLFATALGYRWIIFSLLALQYLLVYFHRVCPALMAPELTDAFSISGASLGILSSGYFYPYALMQLPVGLLSDAWGARKTITLFALFGAVGAVLFGLSPGFKVATVSRIMVGFGLSAIFVPALRICAEWFRPREYAGISGMLLAMGGVGWFVAATPLAWMTTTFGWRGTFIGIGYVTAVLSVLTWIFTADTPQGKGFAPVLEHRAGATDSKSQNIFVSLLSVLKNRDFWPIAGWFFFFGGMLFGFCGLWAGPYLMDSYSFSKTEAGNVLAMIALGTMVGSPLLGNLSDRVIIGRKKVMFCSATILMTEWIVLFAFREALPRPFLYPLFFFLGVFGNAVAVVGFAMAKDLFSIEIAGTAVGAANFFAFLGAAFYQPMTGYLMDLIGKVNDVYPSEAYQIAFAFFLLTSITHFFCMTRIKDRRKSGYV
- a CDS encoding uroporphyrinogen decarboxylase family protein: MQLKPDRMTSLERMDALFNNEKPDRVPVGAMSTGFNTKNAGFTVADAYEDPDKSFQAMMWTTRQYDWDPIPQYAGHTVLGAWDFGGQVRMPQGDYEGALVVTTYPVKDEGDIDRLNMPDPKTAGRIPQAMRFSQLQAANDIPVFFFSRSPFTMAANISGIDRFLRWTMKNPAACEKLLRLSMEHIFNVLEYWTETFGLDKIFAWMSSPSESNQLISPRTLKKFALPYHARYHERLKKLGIKRFGLHICGDQNLNLPLLAEASLWRHPSVLSFGHEVDITTAAEYFPKDIIYGNIEPAVIQTGTPEQVYELSRVAIEKGKKAPGGYILGPGCGLPVMAPPVNVWAMTKAANDFGWYD
- a CDS encoding (Fe-S)-binding protein, yielding MQRSKSLISQALSTLKGNMERTGDPLGFKKDYWTGWTEGLNLPREGETVLLTARMYQMLPYVIQATEMVASAKPILPLLSLKAFAKMFEKAGSVAGETVLRLKAKGAREVKHKGENALKGIAAALNGANEFPAYHYEAEPYSGVLLYDLGLEKHIAPHVKKVYQQLKSSGVKRVITVDPHTTFMLREVFPGYISHYDLEVVHYLELLFGKVEDLKTAAAQKLPKEFVMHDSCVMTRDLGIVEQARQVASGLGITLIEPENAGQDTACCGGPVEYAYADLSGKISNIRIQELAARGRNILVTCPICLINLMKYEKQMGIKVWDMGELLFTACKGK
- a CDS encoding uroporphyrinogen decarboxylase family protein; translated protein: MTKKERIETMLAGKPVDQVPLFPFLLGFCAKNMGYPISTIYNNAEKSFHAQLKTMEQYRFDWGPIYGYASYGTWEFGGEIEMPSGEYQQAPSHKMFPVKSEEDVEGLRLPDVRKAGCIPLAMEFSRLQDKFDLPVSLVLGGNFTIAGNICAVEKLCRWMLKKPEIAHKVLKMATDHILDTVAYWAQTFGPERVIPQLWEPLAANLIISPKQFEEFVLPYLIESSEKILAMGVRHILYHICGEQNDNLNAWAKVPTGDPGLCSFGEEIDIARAIEVLGEKNIIIGNIDPRILLTGNPQEIYDLCRESIEKGHKAPRGFMLSSGCEVSPETPGYHIYMMQKAVQDFGTYNG